From the genome of Methanofervidicoccus abyssi, one region includes:
- the amrS gene encoding AmmeMemoRadiSam system radical SAM enzyme yields the protein MSAIRSYGESYEAMYYEPMDNKIVKCTLCPRYCVIPPGKRGFCRCRENIGGKLYTINYGKVCSAAVDPVEKKPLYHFHPSSITFSIATAGCNFRCKHCQNWEISQVSPDDIIYNTLYPEDIVRMALEYRCDGIAYTYTEPTVFYELMYDTVSIARKKGLYNVMITNGYINEEPLRNLKIDGMNIDIKGNEKFYREVCHGTLEPVLRTAIVAKKIGIHVEITNLIIPTYNDNMEDILNLIHFVRDYLGKETPLHFTRFFPRYKLLDIPPTPLEVLESARNLALEEGLKYVYIGNVPGHEGENTYCPNCKTLLIDRSKFSVIVNNIDTSSGVPQCPNCGEIIDIVL from the coding sequence ATGAGTGCCATCAGAAGTTACGGAGAATCCTACGAAGCTATGTACTATGAACCTATGGATAATAAGATAGTTAAATGTACCTTATGTCCTAGATACTGCGTAATTCCTCCTGGGAAGAGAGGTTTCTGTAGATGCAGGGAGAACATAGGTGGAAAACTCTATACCATAAACTATGGTAAGGTTTGCTCAGCTGCTGTAGATCCTGTTGAAAAAAAGCCCCTCTATCACTTTCATCCTAGTTCTATAACATTCTCTATAGCTACTGCAGGATGTAACTTTAGGTGTAAGCACTGTCAAAACTGGGAGATCAGTCAGGTTTCTCCTGATGATATTATCTACAATACCCTATACCCTGAGGATATAGTAAGAATGGCCTTAGAATACAGGTGTGACGGTATAGCCTATACCTATACTGAACCTACTGTCTTCTACGAACTTATGTATGACACTGTGAGTATCGCTAGGAAAAAGGGCTTATACAACGTCATGATAACAAATGGATATATAAACGAGGAACCTCTAAGAAACTTAAAGATAGATGGGATGAATATAGATATAAAGGGCAATGAAAAGTTTTACAGAGAAGTATGTCATGGAACCTTAGAGCCAGTTCTAAGGACTGCTATAGTAGCCAAGAAAATAGGTATCCATGTGGAGATAACCAACCTTATAATACCTACCTACAACGACAACATGGAAGATATTCTAAATCTCATACACTTCGTAAGAGATTACCTGGGTAAAGAGACCCCTCTCCACTTCACAAGATTCTTTCCACGATATAAGTTGTTAGATATTCCTCCAACACCTCTGGAAGTTTTAGAAAGTGCGAGAAACTTAGCCCTGGAGGAAGGTTTAAAGTATGTTTACATAGGAAACGTCCCAGGGCACGAAGGAGAGAATACCTACTGTCCTAACTGTAAGACTTTACTTATTGATAGATCGAAATTTTCCGTGATAGTTAATAACATCGATACAAGTTCTGGAGTTCCACAGTGTCCTAACTGTGGAGAGATAATTGATATCGTGCTATAA
- a CDS encoding chorismate--pyruvate lyase family protein: MVLKPYRIINELSKRYPLRNEEKMLLGTDGSVTNLLEILFNGEITVKTISQKIVNGVNYRSVILKIGDTPLVYATSKIPLKNIGDETLRDSIKRDLLSADIPIGKILKMHNLETRREIVDISYKEVEESIRRYLNTERRILPQRTYNIIYRGKVLMEITEIFNIGDYL, encoded by the coding sequence ATGGTGTTAAAGCCTTACAGAATTATAAACGAGTTATCCAAAAGGTACCCCCTTAGAAATGAAGAGAAGATGTTATTAGGTACTGACGGAAGTGTTACCAACCTTCTGGAGATACTGTTCAACGGTGAGATCACTGTAAAAACTATCAGTCAGAAAATAGTAAACGGTGTAAATTACAGAAGTGTAATCCTCAAGATCGGAGACACTCCTTTAGTATACGCCACTTCAAAGATACCTCTGAAGAATATTGGTGATGAAACTCTGAGAGACAGTATTAAGAGAGATTTACTCTCTGCAGATATACCTATAGGGAAAATTCTGAAGATGCACAACTTAGAAACTCGGCGGGAAATAGTGGATATATCCTATAAAGAGGTAGAAGAATCAATTAGAAGGTATCTAAATACGGAGAGGAGAATCCTTCCTCAGAGAACCTACAATATTATATATAGAGGTAAAGTACTTATGGAGATTACCGAGATTTTTAACATTGGGGATTACCTATAG
- the cobY gene encoding adenosylcobinamide-phosphate guanylyltransferase, whose amino-acid sequence MDALLMAGGKGTRLKADVEKPLLPILKKPMIDYVIQSLLNSKIENIYIAVSPNTRKTKKYLFKKYCNKKRIKIIDTPGKGYIHDINYSMRYFSEPFMVICCDIPTITPKVIDEIIDEYYTLRSKNMNLETLCVVVEKNKYLSSSTIAIDNYIPIGINILCPVNREQVEKLYVLKEPVLNVNTLEEKKIVESFISSYRL is encoded by the coding sequence ATGGACGCCTTACTTATGGCTGGTGGAAAAGGTACGAGGTTAAAGGCTGATGTAGAAAAACCACTACTACCAATTTTAAAAAAACCTATGATAGACTATGTAATCCAGTCCCTTTTAAACTCTAAGATAGAGAATATATATATCGCAGTATCTCCGAATACCAGGAAAACTAAGAAGTATCTATTTAAGAAATATTGTAATAAAAAAAGAATAAAAATAATAGACACTCCTGGTAAGGGTTATATTCATGATATAAACTATTCTATGAGATATTTCTCAGAGCCTTTCATGGTAATATGCTGTGATATACCTACTATAACACCTAAAGTTATAGATGAAATTATAGATGAATATTACACTCTAAGGTCTAAGAATATGAATTTGGAGACCCTCTGTGTAGTGGTGGAGAAGAATAAATATCTAAGCAGTTCTACTATAGCAATTGATAATTACATCCCTATAGGTATAAACATACTTTGTCCAGTGAATAGAGAACAGGTGGAAAAGCTGTATGTCTTAAAGGAGCCCGTATTAAATGTGAATACGTTAGAAGAGAAGAAAATAGTAGAGTCGTTTATTAGTAGTTATAGACTATAA
- the bioA gene encoding adenosylmethionine--8-amino-7-oxononanoate transaminase, whose protein sequence is MAKGYTPKELVEWDKKYLWHPYTQMREYDPPFKNLIIERGEGNYLIDIYGNKYLDAVSSIWCNLFGHSERRIIEEIKRQADKICHSTLLGCGNVPSILLAKKLVEITPPHLTKVFYSEDGSEAVEIALKIAFQYYQLKDPEGNKKRTKFLSVKDGYHGDTFGAMSVGGSEIFHGLFKPLLFKGYHGNPPYCYRCRYGHNFRDTDERMEMGCSMDCLEDMLKLLEEAKDELFCIILEGGIMGSAGMIPYPDNYIEELARRSKEEGIVFILDEVATFGRLGRYLYSEREELKSISKPDIITIGKGITGGYLPLAVTMTTDEIYNQFLGDFEELRHFFHGHTYTGNQLLCTSALATLEILGEKDFFKKVNKKIEMFHRELDKLKELEHVGDVRKKGFMVGIELVKDKKTKEPYSYREKVAYRVAENLLKRGIYMRPILNTIILVPPLTITENEIEILCRNLYDAIRETLG, encoded by the coding sequence ATGGCTAAAGGTTACACTCCCAAAGAACTTGTTGAATGGGATAAAAAATACCTATGGCATCCATATACTCAAATGAGGGAGTACGATCCTCCCTTTAAAAATCTGATAATAGAGAGAGGTGAAGGTAACTACCTTATAGATATCTATGGAAATAAATACCTAGATGCTGTGTCTTCTATATGGTGTAATCTCTTTGGCCACAGTGAGAGGAGGATTATTGAGGAAATAAAGAGACAGGCAGATAAGATATGTCACTCTACACTGTTAGGATGTGGTAATGTACCTTCTATACTCCTGGCAAAGAAACTTGTTGAGATCACTCCCCCCCATCTAACTAAGGTGTTCTACTCGGAGGATGGTTCAGAGGCTGTTGAAATTGCTCTTAAGATAGCCTTTCAGTATTACCAGTTAAAGGATCCTGAAGGTAATAAAAAGAGGACTAAGTTCCTCTCTGTAAAGGATGGCTATCATGGAGATACCTTTGGAGCCATGAGTGTAGGGGGTAGTGAGATTTTCCATGGTTTATTTAAGCCCCTCCTATTTAAGGGATACCATGGAAACCCTCCCTACTGCTACAGGTGTAGATACGGCCACAACTTCAGGGATACAGATGAGAGGATGGAGATGGGATGCAGTATGGACTGTCTCGAAGATATGCTGAAACTCTTAGAGGAGGCTAAGGATGAGCTCTTCTGTATAATACTGGAAGGGGGAATAATGGGTTCTGCCGGGATGATTCCATACCCTGATAACTATATAGAGGAGTTGGCAAGGAGATCTAAGGAAGAAGGTATAGTATTTATATTAGATGAAGTTGCAACCTTTGGGAGACTTGGTAGATATCTTTATTCAGAGAGGGAGGAGTTAAAAAGTATATCTAAACCAGATATAATTACAATCGGGAAGGGTATAACTGGAGGTTATCTGCCCTTGGCAGTTACCATGACAACTGACGAGATATACAACCAATTCTTAGGGGACTTTGAAGAGCTCAGACACTTCTTCCATGGGCACACTTATACGGGAAATCAGTTATTATGTACTTCAGCACTTGCTACCTTGGAAATACTGGGAGAGAAGGACTTCTTTAAGAAAGTAAATAAGAAGATAGAGATGTTTCATAGAGAGTTAGACAAATTGAAGGAGTTGGAACATGTGGGCGATGTCAGGAAGAAGGGTTTTATGGTAGGTATTGAGTTGGTGAAGGATAAGAAGACCAAGGAACCATATTCATACAGGGAGAAGGTAGCGTATAGGGTTGCAGAGAACCTACTTAAGAGGGGCATATATATGAGACCTATTCTTAACACTATAATATTAGTTCCTCCTCTAACTATTACAGAGAATGAAATAGAAATCCTGTGTAGAAATCTCTACGATGCGATTCGGGAAACCTTAGGATAA
- the rpiA gene encoding ribose-5-phosphate isomerase RpiA, protein MAKGRRSKSKTTNTEHEKYMAAREALNLIKDGMIVGLGSGTTTNIFIEELGKKITEEELSIFGVPTSFESRILAIKNGIPIVSLDQCDVIDIAVDGADEVERKSLNLIKGGGGCHTMEKIVDYYAEEFVVIVDSSKVVDMLGNKTPVPLEVLPSAYSFVLKELLRRDAAPSIRMAERKRGPVITDNGNIIIDVFMDLKEPEKMEMELNTIPGVVENGIFTKVNKVIVGHKNKVEILQKE, encoded by the coding sequence ATGGCTAAGGGTAGAAGATCGAAGTCAAAAACTACAAATACTGAACATGAGAAATACATGGCCGCAAGGGAGGCTCTTAATCTTATAAAAGATGGGATGATAGTAGGTTTAGGTTCAGGTACAACAACCAACATATTTATAGAGGAGTTAGGTAAGAAGATCACCGAAGAAGAGTTAAGTATATTTGGAGTGCCTACATCCTTTGAATCCCGTATATTGGCCATCAAAAATGGAATACCGATAGTGTCCTTAGATCAGTGTGATGTTATAGATATTGCAGTAGATGGTGCCGACGAGGTTGAGAGAAAATCCCTAAATCTCATAAAAGGGGGAGGAGGCTGCCATACGATGGAGAAAATAGTGGATTACTACGCAGAGGAGTTTGTAGTCATAGTAGATAGTAGTAAAGTCGTGGATATGCTGGGAAATAAGACACCTGTGCCCCTAGAGGTACTACCTTCTGCGTATTCTTTTGTATTAAAGGAGTTACTTAGAAGGGATGCGGCACCTTCTATAAGGATGGCTGAGAGGAAGAGAGGCCCAGTAATCACAGATAACGGTAATATAATAATAGATGTATTCATGGACCTGAAGGAGCCTGAAAAGATGGAGATGGAGTTAAATACCATACCGGGAGTTGTGGAGAACGGTATCTTTACAAAGGTGAATAAAGTTATCGTTGGACATAAAAATAAGGTGGAGATACTACAGAAAGAGTAG
- the hisF gene encoding imidazole glycerol phosphate synthase subunit HisF: MLTKRIIPCLDIKEGRVVKGTKFVHLKDAGDPVELSKVYDEEGADELVFLDITASYEKRRILIDLVEKTAEQVFIPLTVGGGVRTVEDFRRLLRAGADKVSVNTAAVKTPELIKEASEIFGSQCVVVAIDAKRRYVEGEEVDAARERGRNVVKVDSRYCWFEVYIYGGRKGTGIDAIEWGRKVWELGAGEILLTSIDADGTKKGYDIQLTRLMSENVGIPVIASGGCGTLEHIYEVFEYGKADAALMASILHYREYSIREIKEYLLNRGIPVRL; this comes from the coding sequence ATCTTAACGAAGAGGATAATTCCCTGTCTAGATATAAAGGAGGGCAGGGTTGTAAAGGGGACTAAATTCGTCCACTTAAAGGATGCAGGAGATCCTGTAGAATTGTCCAAGGTATATGATGAAGAAGGTGCAGATGAGTTGGTATTTCTAGATATTACCGCATCTTACGAGAAGAGACGTATACTTATAGATTTAGTTGAGAAGACAGCTGAGCAGGTATTTATACCTTTAACTGTTGGAGGTGGTGTTAGGACAGTTGAAGATTTCCGGAGACTACTTAGAGCAGGTGCTGATAAGGTATCTGTAAATACAGCTGCAGTTAAGACTCCTGAGCTGATAAAGGAAGCCAGTGAGATTTTTGGTTCCCAGTGTGTTGTAGTTGCTATAGATGCAAAAAGGAGATATGTAGAAGGAGAAGAGGTAGATGCTGCTAGGGAGAGGGGTAGAAACGTTGTAAAAGTTGATAGTAGATACTGCTGGTTTGAGGTTTATATATATGGAGGTAGAAAGGGGACTGGAATAGATGCTATAGAGTGGGGTAGGAAGGTATGGGAGTTGGGTGCTGGAGAGATACTCCTTACCAGTATAGATGCAGACGGTACTAAGAAGGGCTACGATATCCAATTAACAAGATTAATGTCTGAGAACGTTGGAATACCTGTTATAGCAAGTGGAGGCTGTGGAACACTGGAACATATCTACGAGGTATTTGAATATGGAAAGGCAGATGCTGCATTAATGGCAAGTATTCTTCACTACAGGGAATATTCCATCAGGGAGATTAAAGAGTATCTGTTAAATAGAGGGATTCCAGTTAGATTATAA
- a CDS encoding YqaA family protein, translating to MDINILIGDLIRYYGYLGLFVVAFSESIIQPVPPDIFILGASIFGLDPLICAVISTVGSVLGGITGYILGYKLGTPVFIRLFGEKYFRMGERFFEKYGVLGVVIAGFTPLPYKIVAWLSGIFDMGVLKFTVGTLIGRFSRFLLIAYFGHGVSMYFGI from the coding sequence ATGGACATCAATATACTGATAGGGGATTTAATAAGATATTATGGATACCTCGGCCTCTTTGTAGTAGCGTTCTCTGAGTCGATAATCCAACCTGTACCCCCAGATATCTTTATATTAGGTGCCTCTATCTTTGGTTTAGATCCCTTAATATGTGCGGTGATCTCAACTGTAGGTTCGGTGTTGGGAGGAATAACTGGTTATATATTAGGTTATAAACTTGGGACGCCAGTTTTTATCAGATTGTTTGGAGAAAAGTACTTTAGAATGGGAGAAAGGTTTTTTGAAAAGTACGGTGTTTTGGGCGTGGTAATTGCAGGATTTACTCCTTTGCCGTATAAAATTGTAGCCTGGCTCTCAGGGATTTTTGACATGGGTGTTTTAAAATTTACAGTTGGGACCTTGATAGGGAGATTTTCCCGATTTCTCCTTATAGCTTATTTTGGACATGGAGTTTCTATGTATTTTGGTATTTAA
- a CDS encoding HEAT repeat domain-containing protein, producing MNAYNYNTSANRELSQLFLEYYKQDWKKRSEAARILGYINDQETIEKLTPYIVELALDTNRFIRINLAHSLKKIVLEYNIVNEDIFFLLYSLAYDSYEPVSSLMINIIKSMEDYKVIKFVSSISKKLGSSNNYEILYSLVSIGLISSITPEYLVDALPKLMLLANTNRYKIIQIIAVEILGEFKSLNREYLTELYYFYYIRYRYKEIFQNLRGDDFNKYFDKIKYYDIYLKKNVSKDDIVEVINTIKDSKYEYDDTLKTLKMSILYTHFKPLRELLNEDENLGKVLLEEVLNNIESDNFLVKLSAILLFSKIITVEKVYKNLSKNDIDNFFKVIEDNLVKGNYLLKGFSLEALCNLVKWGNSQYMLKKIEEVIDKVDMEKVMSEGYLCYYYGIYLMYYFKKLQCISARHSPNITKELLEKFRDLGLYKLQELIKSIYLGIKKREWLDRFYSGKFLGNILCSRIRYNPQMFEIVNRLLYDSNYLNRNIGIWLFRLIIEIEDKPPSNINPIIKTTFLFDDWYFGTRVEYLLFYSTLISKFPKNIQVNSIKTGLISTILTKCLTDKNRFIKYISRELFYKLVDDVSEYFELLDYHNRESEERISIIDKYIRYPETRKAAIMLIKNELERYIKNKKGDKKYIETLLRIIYNNICEETIYVLFEIIKLKKRNFPLSAEIVKSYIERYPKLPRTMADVLYKFVNEHVFRIRCIHLLEVLAYVEERIIIQRRILNRIKELVVYADSYSQDIKIAMKILNRIEEPECKAIVEEKERIFSKYFKDGFIEIHLNSVEIRYIPVLDIIEIMNSENTPISEIIIQILESEGMTIPKIMVLDYFINEIISDDNLLDEILSIKNIFDILAKLAILPGYSLISKKALTILEEISIKKSDWLKDNLISNFDKKSTPSLIKRLLKSVSSPFVELEIIEAYNYLIDKNMLKCSESKNMKKGLYRVIHDTYSEQPWVIFRKIVDIVKKCPELKEDREFLNVLSKKIMNFIEWETSPTAKTYLLSILEKLHEEEIEYVEKETINL from the coding sequence ATGAATGCTTACAATTATAATACCTCTGCTAATAGGGAACTTTCACAACTTTTCCTTGAATATTACAAACAAGACTGGAAGAAACGATCTGAAGCTGCTAGGATATTAGGATATATCAATGATCAGGAAACAATAGAAAAATTAACTCCATATATTGTCGAGTTAGCCTTAGATACAAATAGATTCATTAGAATAAATCTAGCCCACTCCTTAAAGAAAATAGTGTTGGAATACAATATTGTAAATGAAGATATTTTTTTCCTGTTGTATTCTTTGGCCTACGATTCCTACGAGCCTGTCTCCAGTTTAATGATAAATATTATAAAATCGATGGAGGATTATAAAGTAATCAAATTCGTTTCATCTATCTCTAAGAAGTTGGGATCTTCAAATAACTATGAAATACTCTACTCCCTAGTATCCATAGGGTTGATATCCAGTATAACACCGGAATATCTTGTAGATGCACTGCCTAAACTTATGTTGTTGGCAAATACCAACAGGTATAAAATAATTCAGATCATCGCTGTTGAAATACTGGGAGAATTTAAATCTTTAAATAGAGAGTACTTAACTGAGCTGTACTATTTCTACTATATAAGATATCGTTACAAAGAGATATTTCAAAACTTAAGGGGTGATGATTTTAATAAGTACTTTGACAAAATTAAATATTACGACATCTATTTAAAAAAGAATGTTTCTAAAGACGATATTGTAGAAGTTATTAATACAATAAAAGATAGTAAATATGAATATGACGATACGTTGAAAACCCTTAAGATGTCCATTTTATACACCCACTTCAAGCCTCTCAGGGAGTTGTTAAATGAAGATGAAAACCTCGGTAAGGTACTACTGGAGGAAGTTCTAAACAATATAGAAAGTGACAACTTTCTCGTCAAACTCTCTGCAATACTACTCTTCTCAAAAATCATAACTGTAGAAAAAGTCTATAAAAATCTAAGTAAAAATGATATTGACAATTTCTTTAAGGTGATAGAAGATAATTTAGTTAAGGGAAATTATCTCCTCAAAGGATTTTCCCTTGAGGCACTGTGCAATCTTGTGAAATGGGGTAATTCTCAATATATGCTGAAGAAGATAGAGGAAGTGATTGATAAGGTTGATATGGAGAAGGTTATGAGTGAGGGTTATCTATGTTACTATTACGGTATATATTTAATGTACTATTTTAAAAAATTACAGTGTATCTCTGCTAGACATTCACCAAATATAACTAAAGAACTTCTTGAAAAGTTCAGAGATTTAGGACTTTATAAATTGCAGGAACTTATCAAAAGTATCTATTTAGGCATAAAAAAGAGAGAATGGTTAGATAGGTTCTACTCTGGGAAGTTTTTAGGCAATATACTATGTTCACGAATAAGATACAATCCACAGATGTTTGAGATAGTTAATAGGTTGTTATACGATTCCAATTACTTGAATAGAAACATTGGGATATGGTTATTTAGATTGATAATAGAGATTGAAGATAAACCTCCTTCCAATATTAATCCAATAATTAAGACCACATTTCTCTTCGATGACTGGTATTTTGGGACTAGGGTAGAGTACTTGTTGTTTTACAGTACTTTAATCAGTAAATTTCCTAAGAATATCCAAGTAAATAGTATAAAGACAGGTCTGATCTCAACAATTTTAACAAAGTGTTTAACTGATAAAAATAGATTTATAAAATACATAAGTAGAGAGTTGTTCTATAAACTTGTAGATGATGTATCTGAGTACTTTGAACTGTTAGACTACCACAACAGAGAATCTGAAGAACGAATCTCTATAATCGATAAATATATTAGATATCCTGAAACAAGAAAGGCTGCAATAATGTTAATTAAAAATGAATTAGAAAGATACATCAAAAATAAAAAAGGAGATAAAAAATATATCGAAACACTCTTAAGAATAATTTACAACAACATCTGTGAAGAGACTATCTATGTCCTCTTTGAAATTATAAAGTTAAAGAAGAGAAATTTCCCACTCTCTGCAGAAATTGTCAAATCCTATATAGAGAGGTATCCTAAGTTACCTAGGACTATGGCAGACGTTCTCTACAAGTTCGTAAACGAGCATGTTTTTAGGATAAGATGTATCCACCTACTTGAAGTGTTGGCATATGTTGAGGAGAGAATTATAATACAGAGGAGAATACTAAATAGAATTAAAGAGTTGGTTGTATATGCAGATTCTTATTCCCAAGATATTAAAATAGCGATGAAGATACTTAATAGAATAGAAGAACCTGAATGTAAGGCTATAGTAGAAGAAAAAGAAAGGATATTCAGTAAATATTTTAAAGATGGATTTATAGAGATACATCTTAATTCAGTTGAGATAAGATACATACCAGTATTGGATATCATTGAAATTATGAATAGTGAAAATACCCCTATATCTGAAATAATTATCCAGATATTAGAGTCTGAGGGAATGACAATTCCAAAAATAATGGTTCTTGATTATTTTATTAACGAAATTATATCTGACGATAATCTATTAGATGAAATTTTATCCATTAAAAACATCTTTGACATACTGGCAAAGTTAGCGATACTTCCTGGTTACAGTCTAATATCCAAGAAGGCTCTAACTATACTTGAAGAGATAAGTATTAAAAAAAGCGACTGGCTAAAAGACAATTTAATAAGTAATTTTGATAAAAAATCTACTCCATCTCTTATAAAAAGACTTTTAAAATCTGTGTCAAGCCCTTTTGTCGAATTAGAGATTATAGAAGCGTATAACTACCTAATAGATAAAAACATGTTAAAATGCAGTGAATCTAAAAACATGAAAAAAGGATTGTATAGAGTTATACATGATACTTATAGTGAGCAGCCCTGGGTAATATTCAGAAAAATAGTTGATATTGTAAAGAAGTGTCCTGAATTAAAAGAAGATAGGGAATTTTTAAACGTTCTATCTAAGAAAATAATGAATTTTATAGAATGGGAAACTTCCCCTACTGCCAAGACATACTTACTTAGTATATTAGAGAAGTTACATGAAGAAGAGATAGAATATGTAGAGAAAGAGACTATTAATCTCTAA
- the pdxT gene encoding pyridoxal 5'-phosphate synthase glutaminase subunit PdxT: MNIGVLGIQGDIDEQEEMIRKIGHNPIRIRRVEDLSKIDALIIPGGESTTIGKLMEKYGFMEVLRNSDMPILGICAGMVLLSKGTGKKQPLLGLMDITVKRNAYGSQRESFEDDVYFNGEKIKGIFIRAPIVDRILNDKVEIIAKENDNIVGVKEERYMAVAFHPELSDDGYKVYNYFVEKVCNVRD, translated from the coding sequence ATGAACATAGGTGTATTGGGAATTCAGGGAGATATTGACGAACAGGAAGAGATGATTAGAAAAATCGGCCATAACCCTATAAGAATTAGAAGGGTGGAGGATCTATCTAAGATAGATGCTCTAATAATACCTGGTGGTGAGAGCACAACTATAGGAAAACTGATGGAAAAGTACGGGTTTATGGAGGTATTGAGAAATTCAGATATGCCTATCTTAGGTATCTGTGCAGGGATGGTACTGTTATCAAAAGGTACTGGGAAAAAACAGCCTCTACTGGGATTAATGGATATAACAGTAAAAAGAAACGCCTACGGTAGTCAGAGGGAGAGTTTCGAGGATGATGTATACTTCAATGGAGAGAAGATTAAAGGAATATTTATAAGGGCTCCTATAGTTGATAGGATTTTAAATGACAAGGTGGAGATAATTGCAAAAGAAAATGATAACATAGTAGGTGTAAAAGAAGAGAGATATATGGCAGTTGCCTTCCACCCAGAGTTGTCAGATGATGGATATAAAGTATACAACTACTTTGTAGAGAAGGTTTGTAACGTTAGAGATTAA
- a CDS encoding flavodoxin domain-containing protein encodes MVYDTMYNSTKKMAYSIGNGLMESGVEVNIYNVSKTPMNKIMRDF; translated from the coding sequence ATTGTATATGACACCATGTATAACTCCACGAAGAAGATGGCTTACAGTATAGGAAATGGTTTAATGGAAAGTGGGGTTGAAGTTAATATATACAATGTGTCAAAAACTCCCATGAATAAGATCATGAGGGATTTTTAA
- a CDS encoding peroxiredoxin: protein MPVIGEKFPEIEVHTTLGTIKLPDYYVEKGKWFVLFSHPADFTPVCTTEFVAFQKKYDKFRELNTELIGLSIDQVFSHIKWIEWIKEKLNVDIEFPVIADDRGELAEILGMISPYKGNNTVRAVFVVDNNGIIRAIVYYPQEVGRNVEEIVRLVKALQTADEKGVATPENWPNNELIGDKVIIPPASTIQEAEKRKKAAEKGEIECYDWWFCYKKLE from the coding sequence ATGCCTGTAATAGGTGAAAAGTTCCCAGAGATAGAAGTACATACAACTCTGGGAACAATAAAGTTGCCAGACTACTACGTAGAGAAAGGTAAGTGGTTTGTACTCTTCAGCCATCCAGCAGATTTTACACCTGTATGTACTACGGAGTTTGTAGCATTCCAGAAGAAGTATGATAAATTCAGAGAGTTAAATACAGAGTTAATTGGATTGAGTATAGATCAGGTATTCAGCCATATAAAGTGGATCGAGTGGATAAAGGAAAAATTAAATGTAGATATTGAATTTCCAGTAATTGCGGATGACAGGGGGGAGTTAGCAGAGATCTTAGGTATGATCAGTCCTTACAAGGGAAACAACACAGTTAGGGCAGTATTTGTTGTAGACAACAATGGGATAATAAGAGCTATAGTGTATTACCCACAGGAAGTAGGTAGAAATGTAGAAGAGATAGTAAGATTAGTTAAGGCACTCCAAACTGCAGATGAGAAAGGAGTTGCAACTCCAGAGAACTGGCCCAATAACGAGTTAATAGGAGATAAGGTAATCATACCACCAGCATCAACTATCCAGGAGGCAGAAAAGAGAAAGAAGGCTGCTGAAAAGGGAGAAATCGAATGCTACGACTGGTGGTTCTGCTACAAGAAATTAGAATAA
- a CDS encoding rubredoxin gives MAKYQCMCGWIYDENEGEPSQNISPGTKFEDLPETFQCPQCGLGKNAFRKI, from the coding sequence ATGGCAAAGTACCAGTGTATGTGTGGATGGATATACGACGAGAATGAAGGAGAACCTTCTCAAAATATATCACCAGGTACTAAATTTGAAGATCTACCTGAAACCTTCCAATGTCCCCAGTGTGGCTTGGGGAAGAATGCATTTAGAAAGATCTAA
- a CDS encoding carboxymuconolactone decarboxylase family protein, whose protein sequence is MKNEVFVGEGMKYVKEHYPELYKIIVDLNNEVYTGKVLDYKTQKLIAIAITAASGDERATKKQMSSGISELGITKEEIFDALKVVLLTSGMPSFIKAVRILNEL, encoded by the coding sequence ATGAAAAATGAGGTATTCGTAGGAGAGGGGATGAAATACGTCAAGGAGCATTATCCCGAATTGTACAAAATAATAGTAGATCTAAATAACGAGGTATATACTGGAAAAGTACTGGATTATAAAACCCAGAAATTAATAGCGATAGCCATAACTGCAGCTTCAGGGGATGAAAGAGCTACTAAAAAACAGATGTCCAGTGGTATCTCTGAGTTAGGCATTACAAAGGAAGAGATATTTGACGCCTTAAAGGTAGTACTTTTAACCTCTGGGATGCCTTCCTTTATCAAGGCTGTAAGGATATTAAATGAATTATAA